The genomic region CCGCGTCGGTGCCCGTCTTGCGATCGGCCCACGCCCGCTTCCTCCTTCCGGTCCGGACGAGCCCTTCCTTCTAGGCCGGCGGGCGCACGCCGGCAATGCCGCCCGCGCGCTCCCGCCTTCTCGATCACACGCGCCCGGGCGCCCGTCCATTCCGGCCCGCGCGGCGGTCGGCGGATGCTGGTCAAGCCCGGGCCGCCCTGATAGAAGGCCGGGGAATCGGGCGCGTGCGGTCCAGGCGTCGGCGCGTCGCCGTGCGGCCGGACGCAGGTTCTCGGGGTGCGGGCATGCTGCTGCTCGTCGACAACTACGACAGCTTCACCTGGAACCTCTTCCACTATCTGGAGGAGCTCGGGGCCGAGGTCGTCGTGCGCCGCAACGATGCCGTGACCGTCGAGGAGGCGCTCGCCTCGCCGGTGCGCGCGATCGTCATCTCCCCCGGCCCGGGGCGACCGGAGGACGCCGGGATCACGCCGGCGCTGGTGGAGGCGGCGGCGCGCGCCCGCCGGCCGCTGCTCGGCGTCTGCCTCGGCCATCAGGCGATCGGCCATGTCTTCGGCGCGCGGATCGTGCGGGCGCGGCGCGTCATGCACGGCAAGACGAGCCCCGTGCGCCACGAGGGGACGGGCGTCTTCGCGGGCCTTCCCTCGCCCTTTGCCGCCACCCGCTACCACAGCCTCGTGATCGCGCGCGACCGCCTGCCGGACGAGCTCGTGATCACCGCCGAAAGCGAGGACGACGGCGAGATCATGGGCATCGCCCACCGCGACCTGCCGCTTCACGGCGTGCAGTTTCATCCCGAATCCATCGCCTCCGAGCACGGCCACCGCCTGCTCGCCAACTTCCTGAAGCTTGCGGGATTCGCGCCGCGCGAGCCGGCGGGTGCGCCGCAGAGGGTCGTGGCATGACGGCGTTCCGCGCCATCATCGCGGCGCTGGCGGAGGGCCGGCGCCTCGCGCGGGAGGAGGCGCGGGCCGCCTTCGACATGATGATGCGCGGGGACGTCGGCGAGATCGAGATGGCCGCCTTCGTCATGGCGCTCAGGGTGCGCGGCGAGACGGTGGACGAGATCACCGGCGGCGTCGAGGCGCTGCGCGCGCGCGGAAGCCGCATTCCCGCCCCGCCGGGCACGATCGACACCTGCGGCACGGGCGGCGACGGGCTGAAGACCCTCAACGTCTCGACCGCCGTCGCGATCGTCGTGGCGGCAGCGGGCGTGCCGGTGGCCAAGCACGGCAATCGCGCGGTCTCGTCCGCCTGCGGCTCGGCGGACGTGCTGGAGGCGCTCGGCGTGCCGCTCGAGCAGGAGGAGGCCGAGGCCGCCCGCACGCTTTCCAGCCTCGGCATCTGCTTCCTGCTCGCCCCGCGCCACCACCGGGCGATGCGGCATGTGGCGCCCGTGCGCAAGGCGCTCGGCATCCGCACGATTTTCAACATCCTGGGGCCGATGGCGAACCCCGCCGGCGCGCGACGCCAGCTGATCGGCGTCTACGACCGCCGCTGGCTTCAACCCATGGCCGAGACCCTGCGCGCACTGGGGACCGAACGCGCCTGGCTGGTGCACGGCTCGGACGGCATGGACGAGCTCACCGTGACGGGTCCGTCCGAGGTCGTCG from Rhodothalassiaceae bacterium harbors:
- the trpG gene encoding aminodeoxychorismate/anthranilate synthase component II; amino-acid sequence: MLLLVDNYDSFTWNLFHYLEELGAEVVVRRNDAVTVEEALASPVRAIVISPGPGRPEDAGITPALVEAAARARRPLLGVCLGHQAIGHVFGARIVRARRVMHGKTSPVRHEGTGVFAGLPSPFAATRYHSLVIARDRLPDELVITAESEDDGEIMGIAHRDLPLHGVQFHPESIASEHGHRLLANFLKLAGFAPREPAGAPQRVVA
- the trpD gene encoding anthranilate phosphoribosyltransferase; translated protein: MTAFRAIIAALAEGRRLAREEARAAFDMMMRGDVGEIEMAAFVMALRVRGETVDEITGGVEALRARGSRIPAPPGTIDTCGTGGDGLKTLNVSTAVAIVVAAAGVPVAKHGNRAVSSACGSADVLEALGVPLEQEEAEAARTLSSLGICFLLAPRHHRAMRHVAPVRKALGIRTIFNILGPMANPAGARRQLIGVYDRRWLQPMAETLRALGTERAWLVHGSDGMDELTVTGPSEVVALEEDGRIHAFTVAPEDAGLARHPGAELAGGDAAANAAALVALLEGRPGAYRDIVLLNAAAALLIAGRVPDLEAGAKLAAETIDSGAARALLARWRAAGGQGQG